In the genome of Notamacropus eugenii isolate mMacEug1 chromosome 5, mMacEug1.pri_v2, whole genome shotgun sequence, one region contains:
- the ARHGEF19 gene encoding rho guanine nucleotide exchange factor 19 isoform X2 → MDYQPSPHFQPHPACFCYGGSQSEALGGIPGKTSQGLEELPPPARHPVAVCQQESLSFAELPGRFQLGHWSLEVPAASHGLPWPLPVAVQDSRGPTGKSSAFGDDVLSEFLGGPRSPQHPEPQRRTSHSSEKKSAWRKMRVYQSQEATGSTSAEDDAVFADVGTEVPELHPSLEVPKTLAVAVTPRAGAKEPERRRFSASELMSRLQSAQRKATLSLCLGKNLTKDRGLWATREGRAPEKESSCSEMRVDGLMSPAISGPSERDDSWSDTRTDLRQEPAPKAWVPHERRQSRFLLNSVLYQEYNDVASDRELQRQKHEDDTLGEEAEEEEEGPGPPRANLSPSSSFRAQRSGRGSTFSLWQDIPDVRSSGFLAVIGLQERKLQEAKFELITSEASYIHSLSVAVGHFMGSSELAECLGAQEKQWLFSKLSEVKATSERFLQELEQRLEEDILRFCVCDIVLRHCPAFRRVYLPYVTNQAYQERTYQRLLLENPKFSSILARLEEAPVCQRLPLTSFLILPFQRITRLKMLVENILKRTGQGSRGEDMATKAFNELKKLVQECNASVQSMKRTEELIHLNKKIHFESKIFPLISQSRWLVRHGGLVELAPPTMPAVSAAKPKLSTKAIYLHVFNDCLLLSRRKEMGKFAVFLYARMPEIQVKDLSSKLQGIPGQVFLLQFLHSHQPRNQVLLRAQTESEKQRWISAMCPSSAQEDKEAISENEDLPQVQCIRAYKALEPDELTLEKADILAVRTRTSDGWLEGIRLADGERGWVPQAYVDEITSRSARLRNILETRRIENATNKLQETTA, encoded by the exons ATGGACTACCAACCCTCTCCTCACTTCCAGCCTCACCCAGCATGCTTTTGCTATGGGGGGTCTCAGTCAGAGGCCCTGGGGGGCATCCCAGGGAAAACCTCTCAGGGCCTTGAGGAGCTGCCTCCCCCTGCCCGCCACCCTGTTGCAGTGTGCCAGCAGGAAAGCCTGTCCTTTGCTGAGCTCCCAGGGCGCTTCCAGCTGGGACACTGGTCTCTTGAGGTCCCAGCTGCTTCTCATGGGCTGCCATGGCCGCTGCCGGTGGCAGTGCAGGACAGCAGGGGCCCTACTGGGAAGTCATCAGCCTTTGGAGATGATGTCCTCAGTGAGTTCCTAGGAGGACCCCGGAGTCCCCAGCATCCAGAACCCCAACGCCGCACCAGCCACAGTTCTGAGAAGAAATCTGCCT GGCGGAAAATGCGGGTGTATCAGAGCCAAGAGGCCACAGGGAGCACCAGCGCTGAGGATGATGCTGTCTTTGCTGACGTTGGGACCGAGGTCCCTGAGCTGCATCCTTCTTTGGAAGTGCCAAAGACCCTGGCAGTGGCAGTGACTCCCCGAGCAGGAGCCAAAGAACCAGAAAGGAGACGCTTCTCTGCTTCAGAGTTGATGAGCCGGCTCCAGTCTGCCCAAAGAAAGGCTACTCTCTCCCTGTGTCTGGGCAAGAATCTGACCAAGGACCGAGGGCTCTGGGCCACCAGGGAAG GGAGAGCACCTGAGAAGGAGTCAAGCTGCTCAGAGATGAGGGTTGATGGCCTCATGTCCCCAGCCATAAGTGGTCCTAGTGAGAGGGATGACAGCTGGTCTGATACCAG AACTGACCTACGACAGGAACCAGCCCCCAAAGCTTGGGTACCTCATGAGAGGCGCCAATCACGTTTCCTCCTTAATT cTGTGCTGTACCAGGAGTACAATGATGTGGCCAGTGACCGGGAGCTGCAGAGGCAGAAGCATGAAGACGACACATTGGGGGAGGaggctgaggaggaggaggaggggccaGGACCACCCCGGGCCAACCTGTCCCCAAGCAGCTCCTTCCGAGCTCAACGCTCAGGCCGTGGCTCCACCTTCTCCCTCTGGCAGGACATCCCAGATGTGCGGAGCAGTGGCTTCCTGGCTGTCATTGGCCTTCAGGAGCGCAAGCTGCAAGAG GCCAAGTTTGAGCTGATCACATCAGAGGCCTCCTATATCCACAGTCTCTCTGTGGCTGTGGGTCACTTCATGGGCTCCTCAGAGCTGGCCGAGTGTCTGGGGGCCCAAGAAAAGCAGTGGCTGTTCTCCAAGCTGTCCGAGGTCAAGGCCACCAGTGAGAG GTTTCTGCAGGAGCTGGAGCAGCGCCTGGAGGAGGATATACTTCGCTTTTGTGTGTGTGACATCGTCCTGCGTCACTGCCCTGCCTTCCGGCGTGTCTACTTGCCTTATGTCACCAATCAGGCCTATCAAGAGCGCACCTACCAGCGACTGCT ACTGGAGAATCCCAAGTTTTCTAGCATTCTGGCTCGTCTGGAAGAGGCCCCTGTTTGCCAACGCCTGCCTCTTACATCCTTCCTCATCCTGCCCTTCCAGAGAATCACACGCCTGAAGATGTTAGTGGAG AATATCTTGAAGCGGACTGGGCAAGGCTCACGGGGTGAGGACATGGCCACCAAAGCCTTCaatgaactcaagaag CTGGTACAGGAGTGCAATGCCAGTGTGCAGTCGATGAAGAGGACAGAGGAACTCATCCATCTTAACAAGAAGATTCACTTTGAGAGTAAG ATCTTCCCACTCATCTCCCAGTCCCGTTGGCTGGTGAGGCATGGAGGGCTGGTGGAGCTGGCGCCCCCCACCATGCCTGCTGTCTCTGCTGCCAAGCCCAAGCTCTCCACCAAAGCCATCTACCTGCATGTCTTCAATGACTGTTTACTGCTCTCTCGAAGGAAGGA GATGGGGAAGTTTGCCGTCTTCCTTTATGCCAGGATGCCAGAGATTCAGGtgaaggacctgagctcaaaactCCAGGGAATCCCAGGCCAAGTTTTTCTCCTCCAGTTCCTTCATAGTCACCAGCCCAggaatcaggtcctcctgagagCTCAGACAGA AAGTGAAAAGCAACGATGGATCTCAGCCATGTGCCCTTCCAGCGCCCAGGAGGACAAGGAGGCCATCAGCGAGAATGAAG ACCTTCCCCAGGTGCAGTGCATCAGAGCCTATAAGGCTCTGGAACCCGATGAGCTGACCCTTGAGAAGGCCGACATCCTGGCTGTGAGGACCAGGACCAGCGATG GGTGGCTGGAGGGTATCCGCTTGGCGGATGGTGAGCGGGGCTGGGTGCCTCAGGCCTACGTGGATGAGATCACCAGCCGCAGTGCCCGTCTTCGAAACATCCTGGAGACCAGAAGGATTGAGAATGCCACCAATAAACTACAGGAAACCACTGCATGA